In Hydra vulgaris chromosome 06, alternate assembly HydraT2T_AEP, a genomic segment contains:
- the LOC100212663 gene encoding uncharacterized protein MAL13P1.304 isoform X2: MSLHRRSNGMALVVVVGGFLIIAYGYYTFTELNHQLSIKDDIISRITQRKNEINNQLKVVYTHTTKLEQALKITKEKHKETKLELLTKLNEFDANLTKTKHEAHNRFNALDTDYKMLKANYDEIQENHAALQQQYVRLSEDHKHVASEAKLDYDKLRDAKEAESISLQNRIQDLFNGKIYYQEKAKQNQEYYENTMKKYEEIKKLSLEYTDRIEQYQQEIKNLKENLHACRLSGSLTNRNQIIDSKIPDISTTPHYVTEEETLTAKAVDISTDKVYHMQNNSVQRTTSSIFNETTSFVENIVNVFNKVPARLGLFLNNNNNNNNINNNEHISIETTHGNDQEDNKKPIRYQFENNEVKKVSQYEVIENEFQNVSTIAPQPIFTDTAYNKVIRDAGESESERDTELEKNAQQFLKQQKDLSLAKNTKKIHGQPAERHSEKKKGEKDKENKETVLGNNNKKIPNNIEVQSVYNNVSNVILDNNNASNFEFQKNVDSARNKVESSKTYNPVQKPSFEKNSRVNFYKSDIPNSDLNNVNDISSLENINYTTIIPDIINNRVIPRQQNQLQPLKKYNKEIFLNPQSNDKQLKPPKTVVHNIGAKRVDKNVVNYIGANGNDKTLVTNIGANEDDKTAVNNIGANGDDKNVVYNIGANGDDKTVVNNIEADGDDKTVVNNIGAEGDDKQSTEYLNVQNERDKVVHIEDNQLQPPNLVKTEPIIQPEPFHKSFDVNTQKKNDVKNIKDVTLEDDEHGDQNLDNVNKPDYQEEKQIKADNAKLDSSLKNHQGEGVEQGEGVEGFEQKQVINEGPPAFNNAEKGEEENEEENEEGVDENENNKEK; the protein is encoded by the exons ATGAGCCTCCACCGTAGAAGCAATGGCATGGCATTGGTTGTTGTGGTTGGgggatttttaataattgcatatGGCTACTATACTTTCACTGAACTAAACCACCAACTAAGTATAAAAGATGATATTATTAGCAGAATCACGCAAAGGAAAAATGAGattaataatcaattaaaag ttgtttacaCACATACAACAAAATTAGAGCAGGCATTAAAGATAACTAAAGAAAAGCACAAGGAAACAAAACTTG aactTCTAACAAAACTAAATGAATTTGATGCAAATCTAACAAAGACTAAA CATGAAGCTCACAATCGTTTTAATGCCTTAGATACAGACTATAAAATGTTAAAG gcAAATTATGATGAAATCCAAGAAAATCATGCAGCTCTTCAGCAACAATATGTTCGGTTAAGTGAGGACCATAAACATGTTGCTAGTGAAGCAAAATTGGATTATGATAAATTACGAGATGCAAAAGAGGCAGAATCAATTagtttacaaa ATCGAATTCAAGATCTTTTCAATGGTAAGATTTATTATCAAGAAAAAGCCAAACAAAATCAAGAGTATTATGAAAACACAATG aaaaaatatGAGGAAATAAAAAAGCTTTCACTGGAATATACTGACAGAATAGAGCAATATCAGCAAgaaattaagaatttaaaa GAAAATCTTCATGCATGTCGTTTAAGTGGATCTTTAACAAATAGAAATCAGA TAATTGATTCAAAAATACCTGATATATCAACAACACCACATTATGTAACAGAGGAAGAAACCTTAACTGCGaaa GCGGTTGATATTTCAACAGATAAAGTTTATCATATGCAAAACAACTCTGTGCAAAGAACAACTTCTTCGATTTTTAATGAAACTACttcttttgttgaaaatattgttaatgtttTCAACAAAGTACCTGCTCGCTTAGGTTTGTTTttgaacaacaacaacaataataataatattaataataatgaacaCATTTCTATAGAAACTACGCATGGAAATGATCAAGAGGATAACAAAAAACCGATTAGAtatcaatttgaaaataatgaagTCAAAAAAGTAAGTCAGTATGAAGTCATTGAGaatgaatttcaaaatgtttcaacTATTGCACCGCAACCGATTTTTACTGATACAgcatataataaagttataagagATGCTGGCGAAAGTGAAAGTGAAAGAGATAcagaacttgaaaaaaatgcGCAGCAGTTTTTAAAGCAGCAAAAAGATCtaagtttagcaaaaaatacaaaaaaaatccaTGGTCAGCCTGCAGAAAGACACtcggaaaaaaaaaagggagagAAAGATAAGGAGAATAAAGAAACAGTATTAggcaataacaataaaaaaatacctaacAACATAGAAGTTCAAAGTGTTTATAATAATGTATCAAATGTTATACTTGATAACAATAATGCATCAAACTTTGAATTTCAGAAAAATGTTGATTCAGCAAGAAATAAAGTAGAGTCAAGTAAGACATATAATCCTGTTCAAAAAcccagttttgaaaaaaattccagGGTTAATTTCTATAAATCTGATATCCCGAACTCAGATCTAAATAATGTAAATGATATCTCTTCTTTAGagaatataaattatacaaCTATTATTCCAGATATTATCAACAATCGTGTGATTCCTCGTCAACAAAATCAGTTACAACCcctaaagaaatataataaagagatttttttaaatcctcaATCCAATGATAAACAACTAAAGCCTCCTAAAACTGTAGTTCACAATATTGGAGCTAAAAGAGTTGATAAAAATGTAGTTAACTATATTGGAGCCAATGGAAATGATAAAACTTTAGTTACCAATATTGGAGCTAATGAAGATGATAAAACTGCAGTTAACAATATTGGAGCTAATGGAGATGATAAAAATGTAGTTTACAATATTGGAGCTAATGGTGATGATAAAACTGTAGTTAACAATATTGAAGCTGACGGAGATGATAAAACTGTAGTTAACAACATTGGAGCTGAAGGAGATGATAAGCAATCTACAGAATACTTAAATGTACAAAATGAAAGAGATAAAGTAGTTCATATTGAAGATAATCAGTTGCAACCGCCGAATTTAGTTAAAACTGAACCAATCATTCAACCGGAAcctttt cataAATCTTTTGATGTCAATACGCAAAAgaaaaatgatgtaaaaaatataaaag ATGTCACTCTAGAAGACGATGAGCATGGTGACCAAAATCTTGATAATGTAAACAAGCCGGATTATCAAGAAGAAAAGCAAATTAAAGCTGACAATGCAAAATTAGATTCGAGTCTAAAAAACCACCAAGGTGAAGGAGTAGAGCAAGGTGAAGGGGTAGAGGGTTTTGAACAAAAACAGGTTATAAACGAAGGACCCCCTGCTTTTAATAACGCTGAGAAAGGAGAAGAAGAAAACGAAGAAGAGAATGAAGAAGGCGTTGACGAAAATGagaataacaaagaaaaatga